The following is a genomic window from Chryseobacterium sp. StRB126.
GGGACTGCTTCCCCTTCAGATGCCTGCAAATATGGCAACTGTTGAAAAGCAGAAAGAAGATGTTCCTTACGATATGGAAACACACAAGGACTCCGAAGGTCATAACTACGATTTCGGATACGGAATGAACTGGTCCGGCGTAATTAAAGATGCCAGAACTCAAAAATATCATAAGTAATAGTTCATTAAAAAATTAGTTAATTGATGTCTTGAGACCGGGCATTATTTTCCGCCTCATTTCTTTAACAGTAATTATTTGGGCAGCTTTATCCGCCTTCCACTCCCAAACCTAACGAAGTGGTTCGACGAAGTCAACCTTTTTTGCAATACGATTCCAGTTTAAATAGAACTCGAAGACCAAGCAAAAAAGGATTTCCGTTCAAGTCGGGCTGCGAGAAATCCTATGTTAAAGCCAACATAGTCTTTGTCATTCCGTAGGAATCTCAACAATGATATTTGAAATACTGAGCTTAGATTCCTAAGGAATGACAAACTAACTACAAAGTTTAAGAACTAAAAATCAAAATAATTTAAAAAAATGAAAAAATTAATCATAGCAAGTTTATTTCTTGTAGGTTTAACAACCATCAACGCTCAAAAATCAATTCCATTATACAAAGGAAAAGCGCCGGGAACAGAAAACTGGACACAAAAAGAAGCACAGCAATTCAACGAATTGTTCAAAACTGAAGTTGTTTTCAATGTTTCACAACCTTCAATGCTAGTCTTTGAAGCTGATAAAGCAAAAGCTAACGGAACAGTTATCGTTGTTGCTCCGGGTGGTGGTTTTCAAAGTTTATCCATCAACAGAGAAGGAATTGATGTTGCCAAAAAATTAGCAGAAAACGGAATCACTGCAATCGTTTTAAAATACCGATTATTGGAAACTAAATCTAATGACCCAGCCAAAGAAATGATGGAAGGTATCAAAGACAGAAAAGCATTCGATGCAAAAACAGCTCCAATCAAAGTAATGGCTGGAGACGACATCAAAACAGCGATTTCCTATATCAGAACTCACGCAAAGGAATTAAATATCAATCCTGAAAAATTGGGTGTTATCGGTTTTTCAGCAGGTGCAAGTGTGATTTTGGAAAGTGTTCTTCACAGCAAAGATGCTTCAACATTACCCAACTTCGCAGCTTCGATTTACGGCGGGCCAAGTCAGGATATTTTAGATACTCAGATTCCTTCAACGCCTTTACCATTGTTCATTTGTGCTGCAAGTGATGACCAATTAAAACTGGCTCCAAAATCAGTTTTATTATATAACAAATGGATGGAAGCAGGACAGCCCACTGAACTTCACATGTACGAAAAAGGTGGTCACGGTTTCGGAATGGGGAAACAAAATCTTCCTGTTGACAAATGGCCGGATGTCTATTTGGATTGGTTGAAATTCCACAAGTTTTTATAATTAATCATTGATGAAAACAATATTGGCAAGCATATTATCCGTATTTGCAGGAGCATCATTGCTTGCTCAGACAACTTCCGCACTTCCGGGAATGGACAAATTTGTAAAGCCTAGATACAGAGTCATCGTCGACAATGAAATCATTGTCGACCCGGATGGCTTGTTTCAGCTCGTTCATCAGATTCTTTCACCTTCCACAGATATCAAAGGAATTATCGGTTGCCATTTAAAACCAGAGGATCCGTTTGATTCATCAAAAGTTACTGCTGAAAATGCAGCGAAAATACAATCCTAAAGGAAGAGACATCAGAGTGTACACACAACTTGATACGCGAATGATGTTCGCAGATTTCTATACAAAAATTAAAATGTTCAATACTAAAAGATAAAAATTATGAAAAAGAATGTATCTACATTGATCAGACTTTCTCAGAAAGCAAAATATTCAGGTTTATTCCTGGCTTTATTCGCAGCATCACCTTATGCAAAAGCTCAAAATAACAGTCTAACCGTAACAGTTGACGGAAAAACATTTAAAGATTCCAACAAAAACGGAAAATTAGATGTTTGGGAAGACACAAGGCTTTCGGTAGACAAAAGAATCGACGCCATCATTAAGCAAATGAC
Proteins encoded in this region:
- a CDS encoding alpha/beta hydrolase, which gives rise to MKKLIIASLFLVGLTTINAQKSIPLYKGKAPGTENWTQKEAQQFNELFKTEVVFNVSQPSMLVFEADKAKANGTVIVVAPGGGFQSLSINREGIDVAKKLAENGITAIVLKYRLLETKSNDPAKEMMEGIKDRKAFDAKTAPIKVMAGDDIKTAISYIRTHAKELNINPEKLGVIGFSAGASVILESVLHSKDASTLPNFAASIYGGPSQDILDTQIPSTPLPLFICAASDDQLKLAPKSVLLYNKWMEAGQPTELHMYEKGGHGFGMGKQNLPVDKWPDVYLDWLKFHKFL